One genomic window of Struthio camelus isolate bStrCam1 chromosome 1, bStrCam1.hap1, whole genome shotgun sequence includes the following:
- the LOC104138702 gene encoding arylsulfatase D isoform X3 — MIWQPTTHWSSLVTSLVFCLFLPPQLSITIKPNIVLFMADDLGIGDIGCYGNDTIRTPNIDHLAKEGVKLMQHIAAAPLCTPSRAAFLTGRYPLRSGMDAVNNYGVIFWNGGSGGLPPNETTFAKIVQQQGYSTGLIGKWHQGVNCESRNDHCHHPLNHGFDYFYGMPFTLISDCLTTEPPEMDREFRRKLLLYTQMIGLVTVTSALGRLTGLISVSWKMVTCLGGFSLLFFASWFSSYGFIRYWNCIMMRNHEVTEQPMVTERTTSLILRESISFIERNKYKPFLLFLSFLHAHTPLLTTEKFLGKSSHGLYGDNVEEMDWMVGQVLEAIDKEGLKNITLVYFASDHGGWLERQEGKRQLGGWNGIYRGGKAMGGWEGGIRVPGIFRWPGVLPANTVIDEPTSLMDIYPTVVHLAGGVVPQDRVIDGRDLMPLLQGKVQHSEHEFLFHYCGVHLHAVRWHQKDSCSSHLALNARPEKSMQPLPDGEVLTSVPCQN, encoded by the exons ATGATTTGGCAACCAACAACTCACTG GTCATCTCTGGTCACCTCCCTCGTTTTCTGTCTGTTTCTACCACCACAGCTTTCCATCACAATAAAGCCAAACATTGTCCTGTTCATGGCTGATGACCTTGGTATAGGAGACATAGGTTGCTATGGGAATGATACTATCAG GACCCCGAATATTGATCACCTGGCAAAAGAAGGAGTGAAGCTGATGCAGCACATCGCTGCAGCTCCGCTTTGCACCCCCAGCAGAGCAGCTTTCCTCACTGGCAGATATCCCCTCCGATCAG GCATGGATGCTGTAAACAATTATGGTGTTATTTTTTGGAACGGTGGCTCAGGAGGGCTGCCTCCAAATGAAACCACTTTTGCCAAAATAGTGCAGCAACAAGGCTACAGCACGGGACTAATAG GGAAGTGGCATCAAGGTGTTAACTGTGAATCCCGCAATGACCATTGTCATCACCCTTTAAACCACGGGTTTGATTATTTTTATGGCATGCCTTTTACACTAATAAGTGACTGCCTAACAACAGAACCTCCAGAGATGGACAGAGAATTTAGAAGGAAACTCCTGCTTTACACTCAGATGATTGGTCTTGTTACAGTCACTTCTGCCCTGGGAAGACTTACTGGCTTGATTTCAGTCAGCTGGAAAATGGTGACCTGCCTTGGTGGGTTTAGTCTTCTGTTCTTTGCATCCTGGTTCTCAAGTTATGGATTCATAAGATACTGGAACTGCATTATGATGAGAAACCATGAAGTTACAGAACAGCCAATGGTGACAGAAAGGACTACATCCCTTATCCTGAGGGAGTCTATTTCGTTTATTGAAAG aAATAAGTACAAGccattcctcctctttctttcctttttacatgCCCACACCCCTCTCCTCACCACAGAGAAGTTTCttgggaagagcagccatggTTTATATGGAGATAATGTAGAGGAGATGGACTGGATGGTGG GCCAGGTTCTAGAAGCTATTGACAAGGAAGGCTTGAAAAATATTACGCTAGTTTACTTTGCCTCTGATCATGGTGGATGGCTGGAAAGACAAGaagggaaaaggcagctgggtggTTGGAATGGAATATACAGAG gtgGAAAAGCTATGGGAGGCTGGGAAGGAGGAATCCGTGTCCCAGGGATATTTAGATGGCCAGGAGTGTTACCTGCAAACACAGTTATTGATGAACCAACAAGCCTTATGGACATTTATCCTACAGTAGTACATCTGGCTGGAGGAGTAGTACCCCAGGACAG GGTAATTGATGGCCGGGACTTGATGCCTCTACTGCAAGGAAAAGTTCAACACTCAGAGCATGAGTTCTTGTTTCATTACTGTGGCGTTCATCTACATGCAGTGAGGTGGCACCAGAAGGACA